A stretch of Gemmatimonas aurantiaca T-27 DNA encodes these proteins:
- a CDS encoding HNH endonuclease gives MMRASNRNPLNRPDVRLTASAGASSFVDRRKAVQGPRRSARRSLTNRAARSPRGHGHFSPLDLKHALRREALRDCGHRCAYCATPLRLETATLDHVMPRSLGGANESGNLVAACALCNRLKGDQLPFEFFTRHPWAGENFVRQARTVHRALKRGARRAISLAFARTQDAFAA, from the coding sequence ATGATGCGCGCGTCGAACCGGAATCCGCTCAATCGCCCCGATGTGAGGCTCACTGCCTCCGCCGGGGCGTCGTCGTTTGTGGACCGTCGTAAGGCCGTTCAGGGGCCACGACGCTCTGCCCGCCGGTCGCTCACCAACCGGGCTGCGCGTTCGCCGCGTGGCCACGGACATTTTTCGCCGCTCGACCTCAAACACGCCCTGCGGCGAGAGGCGCTGCGGGACTGCGGACACCGCTGTGCGTATTGCGCCACCCCACTGCGCCTCGAGACGGCCACGCTTGACCATGTGATGCCGCGGTCCCTGGGGGGTGCCAACGAGTCGGGCAACCTGGTGGCGGCCTGTGCGCTCTGCAATCGCCTCAAGGGTGACCAGTTGCCCTTTGAGTTTTTCACCCGGCATCCGTGGGCGGGGGAGAACTTTGTGCGCCAGGCCCGGACGGTTCACCGGGCGCTCAAGCGTGGGGCGCGCCGGGCCATCAGTCTGGCATTTGCCCGAACCCAGGACGCGTTCGCGGCCTGA
- a CDS encoding HIT family protein, whose protein sequence is MHAPTAPLKPSTGHCIFCDLIGGAAEVSICFEDATAIAFLDIQPVNPGHVLVVPREHYERIEEVPKSLSTHLLDVALTLVPALQTASGAPDINVVIKSGAAAGQDVMHYHIHLIPRRDGDGFDIPLPFPASEMPNRQQLDGMAARIGSLLRDPLARTGGGHGKRN, encoded by the coding sequence ATGCACGCGCCCACTGCTCCACTCAAGCCGTCCACCGGTCATTGCATCTTTTGCGATCTGATCGGCGGCGCCGCCGAGGTCTCGATCTGTTTTGAGGACGCGACAGCGATCGCCTTCCTCGATATTCAGCCGGTCAACCCCGGCCATGTACTGGTCGTCCCACGTGAGCACTACGAACGGATCGAGGAAGTGCCGAAGTCGCTGAGCACGCATTTGCTCGACGTGGCACTGACCCTGGTGCCCGCGCTCCAGACCGCTTCTGGGGCGCCGGACATCAATGTGGTGATCAAATCCGGCGCGGCGGCGGGGCAAGATGTGATGCACTACCACATTCATCTCATTCCCCGGCGCGATGGCGATGGCTTCGACATCCCCCTGCCGTTCCCGGCCTCCGAGATGCCCAACCGCCAGCAGCTCGACGGCATGGCGGCGCGGATTGGCAGTCTGCTGCGTGATCCCCTGGCCCGGACAGGCGGCGGCCACGGCAAGCGCAACTGA